Below is a window of Nocardia asteroides DNA.
GTCGGCCACGAGATCGGCAGCGCACCCCGCCACGGTGGCAGGTGATGAGCCGGGGCAGGCGCGACCCCGACCTGGTCAGGTCGTATGTGCGCACCGGCGGCCGGGTCAGGGCCGCGCATGAACTGGACCTGGTGACCCTGGTCCGCGCCGTCGCCGACGCGCGCCCCGACCACCGCCCCGACGAGCGCAGACTGCTCGCGCTCACCAGCCGCCGCGGCGCGCTCTCGGTCGCCGAGCTGTCGGCGTATCTGGATCTGCCCGCGTCCGTCGTGAAGATCATCGTGTCCGATCTGCTCGACAGCGGCCATCTGCAGTGCCCCACCCCGGCTCAGGTGAAGCCGGAACTCGCGTTGATCAAGGAGGTGCTGCATGGTCTCCGTGCCATCGCGGGTTGAGATCGATTATGTCCCCGAGACCGTGACGCGGTCGGTGAAGATCCTGGTCGCAGGCAATTTCGGCGTCGGCAAGACGACGTTCGTGTGCGGAGTGTCCGAGATCAGGCCGCTGCGCACCGAGGAGACCATCACCGAGGCCAGTATCGGCGTCGACGACATGGCCGGACTCGGCAGCAAGGTGCAGACCACCGTCGCCCTGGACTTCGGCCGCATCACCCTGAATCCGCAGCTGGCGCTGTACCTGTTCGGCACGCCGGGCCAGGAACGCTTCGCCCCGCTGTGGGAGGAACTGGCCCGCGGCGCGCTGGGCGCGCTCGTGCTCGTCGACACCCGGCGCATCGAGAAGGCCGACGACGTGCTCTCGGCGCTGGAACAGCGCGGCGTGCCGTACGCGGTGGCGGTCAACGAGTTCGAGGGCTTCCGCCGGTACCCGCTCGAGGAAGTCCGCGAGGCGCTGGACCTGTCGCCGGAGACCCCGGTGGTCGCGGTGGACGCGCGCCGCCGCGATCACGGCCTGCGCGCGCTGATCACCTTGGCGGAGTACCTGTTCCGCAGGCAGGAAGCGACAGCGTCATGACGGTGGATCTCTCGGCCGGTGAACGGGTGCCGATGTACGCGCCCGAGTTCGCCGCCGACCCGCAGGCGGCCTACCGCGAGATGCGGCGCCGGTTCGGGTCGGTGGTGCCGGTCGAGTTGTCGCCGGGGATCCGGGCGACGCTGGTCATCGGCTATCACACCGCGGTCCGGATCCTCAACGATCCCGAGCACTTCC
It encodes the following:
- a CDS encoding DUF742 domain-containing protein — translated: MSRGRRDPDLVRSYVRTGGRVRAAHELDLVTLVRAVADARPDHRPDERRLLALTSRRGALSVAELSAYLDLPASVVKIIVSDLLDSGHLQCPTPAQVKPELALIKEVLHGLRAIAG
- a CDS encoding GTP-binding protein; translation: MVSVPSRVEIDYVPETVTRSVKILVAGNFGVGKTTFVCGVSEIRPLRTEETITEASIGVDDMAGLGSKVQTTVALDFGRITLNPQLALYLFGTPGQERFAPLWEELARGALGALVLVDTRRIEKADDVLSALEQRGVPYAVAVNEFEGFRRYPLEEVREALDLSPETPVVAVDARRRDHGLRALITLAEYLFRRQEATAS